In Candidatus Poribacteria bacterium, the DNA window TTCTGAACAAATTTGAACGTTGCAGTCTCAAGACGTTCCTCAATTGTTTCAGCGGAAAAAGCACTGTTTTCCAAGGGAGGACAACTCGTCGAGGCACAGACAAGGATGAAGTGAACGCGCGGATCCACGAATTCTGTGCGGATAATGCCGTGTTCAATTTGATTGAGTGTGTAAGTTTCACCTGCCACTTGGAATTTTAGTCGAGAGAAAAACCCACCGAACCATTTGACTTTTCGGACGCTGGTTGTCGGGTAGTGATCAATAACGCCTTTAATGACAAGCGCGTTGTAAGCGTTGACCCAGAACGCCAACTGTGCATTATAGGGCAATTCTGTAGGTTTGGCAACCGCTAATAGATCCAAATACCGCTCCAATTTTTCAGGGTTCGCCTTCAGTTTTGTATAGTTAACGCGTCCCTCTTTATCAACATGTTCCTGCAAAACCTGATCAAAT includes these proteins:
- a CDS encoding DUF547 domain-containing protein, with amino-acid sequence MSFSHDLFDQVLQEHVDKEGRVNYTKLKANPEKLERYLDLLAVAKPTELPYNAQLAFWVNAYNALVIKGVIDHYPTTSVRKVKWFGGFFSRLKFQVAGETYTLNQIEHGIIRTEFVDPRVHFILVCASTSCPPLENSAFSAETIEERLETATFKFVQNPEQVRIDRAKRRVYLSKIFKWYDDDFTEGYEGVADFLTDYLPPEDAEFLASTDVKLHHLDYDWTLNDQH